Genomic DNA from Dehalogenimonas lykanthroporepellens BL-DC-9:
GTCATCGGTTCCGGCCCCATCCGCATCGGCCAGGGGATAGAATTCGACTATTGCTCAGTTCACGCCGCCATGTCGCTGTCCAAGGCCGGCTACCAGTCCATCATGGCCAATTCCAACCCGGAAACGGTGTCCACCGACTTCGACACTTCCAACCGACTGTATTTTGAGCCTCTGGACAATGAAAGCGTCCGGGATATTCTGGATAACGAGAACGACGGCTGTGACCGGGCAATGCCTTCCATCGTGCAGTTCGGCGGGCAGACAGCCATCAACCTGGCCGACCCGCTCACCCGCACCGGCAATCCCATCATCGGCTCTTCATCCGACACCATCGACCTGGCCGAAGACCGCAAGCGCTTCGAGGCTTTCCTGTCAGAACTGGATATCCCCCAGGCACCCGGCGCCGGGGTGACCACACTGGATGAAGGATTGAAGATAGCCGACCTGATCGGTTATCCGGTAGTAGTGCGTCCCAGCTACGTCCTGGGCGGACAGGCGATGGAGATTGTCAACGACGCCGGGGAACTGGTGCGTTTCATGAAAAACGCCATGGCCCTCCAGACCGGCCACCCGGTGCTCATCGACAAGTATCTTATCGGCAAAGAGGTGGAGGTAGACGCCATCGCCGACGGTGAACGGGTGCTGATTCCGGGTATTATGGAACATATCGAACGGGCCGGAGTACATTCCGGAGATTCCATGGCCGTTTATCCCGGTCTGAATCTCAGCCGGGAAGAAACCGACACCATCATCGACTATACCACCCGCATCGGCCTGAAACTGGATATCCGGGGACTGATGAACATCCAGTTCGTCATCACCCGGGAGGAAGGCCAGAGCAAGGTCTATATACTGGAGGTCAATCCCCGAAGCTCACGCACGGTACCCTTCCTGTCCAAAGTTACCGGCGTCCCGATGGTAGACGTGGCGGTCAACATCATGCTGGGGCGAAGTCTCGATGAACAGGGTTATGAAGGCGGCCTGTGGCCGGCGCGTCCGCTGGTGGCCATCAAGGCCCCGGTATTCTCCATGTCCAAACTGGTCGGTGTCGATACCTATCTGGGGCCGGAAATGAAATCCACCGGTGAAGTCATGGGCATCGACCGTGATTTCAGCGGCGCACTGATAAAGGCTCTCATGGCGGCCGGACTGGCCCTGCCGCCGGCAGGTAACATCCTGCTGTCCATTGCCGACCGGGACAAGGCCGAAGCCCTGCCGCTTATTCGCAAACTGCATGCGGCCGGATATCATTTCTACGCCACCGAAGGCACCGCGGCCATGATAGAAACGGCCGGACTGCCGGTCAAGCTGATTTCAAAGAAACTGGCCGAAGGCCACCCCAATATCGTGGACATCATCCGGAACGGCACCGTCAACGGAGTCATCAATACCGCTACCGGCGACCGGACGCCTCTGCGTGATGGATTCCATATCCGGCGCGCCGCCGTGGAAAAGCGGGTTCCCTGCTACACTTCGCTGGATACCGCCCGGGTGGCGGTGGAATCTCTCACCAATCAGGAATGCCGCTACGATATCAGGTCCATGGCGGAGTACCGCAATGGCTGACCCCAGGAGCCGGCGTCATTCAGCCGAGGTGCTGGCCAACGATTCGGTTATGCCGGGAGTGTTCCGTTTGCGTCTCAAGTGCCCGGCGGTGGCTTCGTCAGCCCGTCCCGGTCAGTTCGTCATGGTCAGTTGTGACAACCACCTGCTCCGCCGCCCCGTCAGCATCGCCGGAGCCGACGTTGCCGGCGGTGAAATCAGCCTGCTTATCGCCAGTGTCGGCACCGGCACCGCCTGGCTGAAAGAGCGGCAGTCCGGCGATTGGCTGGATGTCCTGGGACCGCAGGGTAACGGCTTCACCATTGACGAAGATAGCAATAAACTCCTGCTGGTGGGCGGAGGCATGGGTATTGCGCCGCTCAATTTTCTGGCTGAATATGCCGGGAGGCTGAGGCGGGAAGTAACGCTGGTACTGGGCGCCCGCACTGCCGAACTTCTCTGCCCGCCCGGTCACCTGGCGGATACCGGAGAATGCCTGTTGTTCACCGAAGACGGTTCCGCCGGCACCGCCGGCAGAGTGACCGACTGCCCGGACAGCCACATCGCCACGGCTGACCAGATTTTTGTCTGCGGCCCCATCCCGATGTACCGGGCGCTGGCGCAAGATGCCAGATTCACCGGGCGTCCGGTACAGGTCTCGCTGGAAGTCAGAATGGCCTGCGGCACCGGATTGTGCTACGGCTGTACCATCAAAACCACCGGCGGCCTGAGACAGGTGTGCAGTCATGGCCCGGTCTTCCGGATGGACGAGGTCGCCTGGCCGGAACTGGCCGACCTCTAACGAATCCGAATGAATAAAACCCCACCGGATAATAGAAACAGCGCCGGCATAGTGGTCATCGGCGGCGGCGCCGCCGGTCTGATGGCCGCCGGGCGGGCGGCCGAATCGGGCGCTGAAGTCACTCTGCTGGAACGAATGCCGCAACCCGGCCGCAAATTGCTGGTCACCGGCAAAGGCCGGTGCAACATCACCAACAGCGCGCCCCTGCGGGAATTCCTGGCCGCCTTCGGCCAGGACGGACGCTTTCTCTACGGCGCGTTTCACCGGTTTTTCCGGGACGAACTGCTGGAATTTCTGCGGCGTCACGGCGTCGAGACCAAAACTGAGCGCGGAGGCAGGATATTCCCGGTATCCGACTCAGCCGCTGATGTCCTGGATGCGCTGGTTTCTTATGTAAAACACAACAGAGTAATTATCCGGACCAACAGCCGGGTGACTGCCATCGAACGGGGAAAAACCGGTATCAGCGGCGTTACCCTGGAAAGCGGAGAGAAAATACCAGCCAGGGCGGTGATACTGGCCACCGGCGGCGCGTCCTATCCGGGCACCGGCTCGGCGGGCGATGGGTTTCGACTGGCCAAAGGTCTGGGTCACCGGGTAACCCGGCTCTACCCGTCCCTGGTGCCGCTGGCGGTGGCCGAGGCCGATTTCGCCAAAGCCTGCCAGGGAGTCAGTTTGAAAAACATCCGTCTGACTCTGCTGGCCTGTGACCGGAATAGTATTCCCAACCTGACCATCAACCACGACTACGGCAGGGGAACCGGACACCTGAAGCCACCAGCACCCGTCATCGAAAGCCGTTTCGGAGAGATGATGCTCACCCATTTCGGTATCGGCGGCCCGGTCACCCTGCTGGCTTCCCAGTCAGCCGCCCGGGCGCTGGAAAACGGCCCGGTAACGGCGGTCATCGATCTCAAGCCGGCGCTCAGCCGCCGGGAACTGGACCTGAGACTTCAAAGGGAATTGGCGGCCAACCCGAAAAGACGCCTCACCGTTATCATGAAAAACCTGCTACCGGCCAAGATGGTCGAACCGATGATCGGCCTGTCCGGAATAGCCGCGGACAAAACCGCCGCCGGAATCACCGCCGGCGAACGCAAGATTATGGCCGGATTGTTGAAGTGCCTGCCGCTGACGGTAACTTCTCCTTTGCCGCTGAGCGCGGCCATGGTGACCGCCGGCGGGGTGGAGTTATCGGAAATCGACCCGCGAACCATGGCCTCCCGGCTGGTGCCCGGCCTGTACCTGGCCGGTGAGGTATTGAACCTGGATGCCGATACCGGCGGCTATAATCTGCAGGCGGCGTTTTCGACCGGCTGGGTTGCCGGTAAGGCCGCGGTCGAGAGCCTTTTCTCCCTGGAAAATTAGCGCCGACGCGCCTTTGAGGTATAATCTTTCCTGATTGGGGGAAATCCGGATGAAAAAAATGGCGGTTCTGACTTCTGGCGGCGACGCCCCGGGCATGAACGCGGCCATCAGGGCGGTTACCCGATGCGGCATCGCCGCTGGCTGGCGGGTTATCGGCATCAATCGTGGTTATCGGGGGCTGATAGCCGGAGATTTCCGGCCGCTGGGCATCAGGGATGTTTCCGGCATCATCCAGGCCGGGGGGACCATCCTGGGTTCCTCCCGCGCACCGGAATTCAAGACCGAAGCCGGGCGTAAACAAGCCATGGACAACCTGCATCATGATGGCATCTCAGCGCTGGTGGTCATCGGCGGCAACGGCTCCCAGGCCGGAGCTCACCTGTTGAGCCAGGCCGAATTTCCAGTAGTCGGCGTGGCCTCCACCATCGATAACGACCTGTTCGGCACCGACCAGAGCATCGGGGTAGATACGGCTCTCAATATTGCGCTGGAAGCCATCGACCGTCTGAAGGTCACTGCCTCATCCCATCAACGGGCTCATATCGTCGAGGTCATGGGCCGGCACCAGGGATACCTGGCGCTCATGGCCGGTATCGCCGGCGGGGCGGAATATGTGGTACTGCCGGAACTGGAAACCAGTCCGGAAGTCATCGCTGAAGAAATCAGGAAAAGTTATCAACGGGGTAAGTCCCACTGCCTGATAGTAGTGGCCGAAGGGGCTGAATGGAACGCAGAACGCCTCATAAATCATTTCAATACCAATGCTGACCTGGGCTATTCCCTGCGGGCAACCATATTGGGACATGTACAACGTGGCGGCGCGCCGACGGCTTTCGACCGGCTACTGGCGACCCGCATCGGCGCCAGGGCAGTCGAAGAACTGGACGCCGGCAATCATGGCGTCCTGCTCGGCCTGGCCTGCGGTGAAATCAAGCCGACACCGCTGGAGACCGTGGCCGAAAACACCAAACAGCTTGATCTCTCCTTTCTGTCGGTGGCCAGAAAACTGACAGGTTGAACCCGTTCCGATTTGACATCGGCAGACTGAATAACTAAAGTTAACCAATGTCCACATTACTTTTAACCCGCGAGCATATTTCACAACTGATTACCATGCCGGAGACACTGTCGGCCGTTGAAAACGCTTTTTCCGCCTATGCCGAAGGCGCCGCCGGCATGCCCCCGAAAGCCTACCTGACACTGGATAAAGGGGATTTCCGCGCCATGCCGGCCTCAGTGCCGGGGGCGGCCGGTGTCAAGTGGATAAACGTTCACCTGGGTAACAGCGCTATCGGTTTACCCAGCATAATGGGGCTTATAGTGTATTCCGACCCCGAAACCGGTTATCCGCTGGCCATCATGGACGGCACCGAGATTACCGCTTTCCGCACCGGAGCGGCGGCGGCCATCGCTTCCCGGTACCTGGCCCGCGCCGGTTCGCGGACGCTGGGACTGGTCGGCGCCGGTCACCAGGCTGATACCCAGATAGAAGCCCACCTGGAGTATTTCAGTTTTGACGACATCAGGGTATTCGATCTGGATCCATCGGCCGTGACAAAACTGGCGGCGCGTTTCCCGGAATTGCCGATCCACCCGGCCGGACTGGAAGCAACCTGCGGCGCCGACATTGTCTGCACCCTGACACCCGCGACCAGACCTTACGTCAAATACGAATGGCTGAAACCCGGGGCCCACGTCAATGCCATCGGCGCCGATGCGCCGGGCAAGCAGGAACTGACGACCGAATTGCTGAGCCGAGTGACGGTCATCGTCGACGACGTCTACCAGGCCACCCATGCCGGTGAGCTTAATGTCGCCGTCTCGGCTGGTCTTTTTCAGGCAAGTGATATCTTCGCAACTCTGGGCGAACTGACATCCGGACGAAAACGGCTGGAATCACCGGTCGGCGACGGAATAACCATATTTGATTCCACCGGTCTGGCCATCCAGGACATCGCCTGCGCCCGCTACATTTACGACAAGGCCTGCCTCGCTGGAATGGGACAGGCCTGCGATCTCATCGGCGTCTGACAAACTCCTTGCGCCAATCCTTAACCAACCGGCCGGAGAGGGCGGGTTATGAATTGTAAAGCAGGCGAGAAAAGGTTACAATGAATTCAAAATATTAAGATTTTGGGCTGTGACCGGACAGAAAGACAAGCTACTAAAGAATGAGAGCGACCTCATGGGGCAATGGAGCCGGTTCATGCTGGACAACGTACCCGATGCTGTCATTCTCTGGCGTTACCAGGGACCGGGGCTTTCCTTCATCATTACCGCAGTAAACAGGACCGCGTGCGACCGCTTCGGCTACTCCGCAGAAGAAATGGTCGGCATGCCCGACAAGGATCTTAACGCCCCGGACAGTTACATCAACATCGGCAACATCACCGGTCTCCTCCTGGAAAAAGGCCAAGCCGTCTATGAGATGACTCATCTGAGCCGGGACGGCCGGCGTATACCCGCCGAAGTGGCCGGTCGGTTTGTGGAAATCAACGGCGTCCGAATGGCTGTTTCGGTAATCAGGGATATTTCCGAGCGCAAACAGATGGAACTGCGTTCGATGCGGCTCAATTCCTTCCCGCTGGCCAATCCCAATCCGGTTTTGAGAGCGACCCCCGAAGGCGAGGTGGTATTCGCCAATTCCTCGTCGACGCCTTTGTTGAAATTCTGGAATGTCGATATCGACGGTATATTGCCACCCCCCTGGCCAAACATTCTGAATGAAGTATTTGTTGCCGGGCACCCCGATACTATTGAACTCGACTGTAACGGGCAGGTGTTTTCGATGACCATGGCCCCGGCGTCTCAGGACCGATTCATCAACATTTACCCCCTGGATATCACCGAACGAAAAAAAATGGAACTGGAAATTCGCGATAACCGTGATTTCCTGGAACAGCTCAACGACTCCCTGCCGGAAACGGTATTCAACCTGGACAGCGATTTCGTTATATCTTATGTAAACCGACAAGTGGATAAGATGTACGGTTATCAGCCACAGGAGTGCCTCGGCCGGTCGATGGCTTTTCTTTTCAGAAACCAAAAAGAGTACGAACACTTCAAAGACTCTCTCAAGATTGAATCCGGTAACAGGCAGGTCGTGTCTTTTTCAGATTTCTGGCATCGTCGACGGGATGGCAGTGAATTTCCGTGTGAAATAATCATGACCGTCGCCCCCCGCCCGGACGGTTCCGCTGCCGCCGTCATCATCGTCCGGGACACCAGTGAACGCCAGCGGGCGCAGATGGAGATCGAGAACTATCAACACCACCTGGAAGACATGGTGCTGGAACGCACCCGCGAACTGGAAACCGAGATAAGCTCCCGGTTGAAAGCGGAGCAGGAACTGCGCCGTCTTTTTGAAAGAGAAAAAGCCCTCAGCGCTGAATTGAAGAAACAGATAGAAGAAAGGCAGTTGTTCACCCGAGGGCTGGTACATGAACTCAAAACGCCGTTGACCCCGTTGATAACGGCTTCGGAATACCTGGAACAGCACCTGACCGATAAGACAGCTCGTGAATTCGCTCGCAATATCCGTACCGGGGCGCACAACATGGAGAAACGGGTCAATGAGATGCTTGACCTGGCCAAAGGCGAGATAGGCACGCTCAACGTCCAAAATTCCCGCTTCGACCTGGTTGAACTGGTCTCCCTGACCGCCGAATTCATGAAGCCGGAAGCCGACAGGCGGGGGCTGGAACTGGTAACCACCCTGCCCCCCGATCCGGTGGAAATCGAGGCTGATCCCGACCGTCTGCGACAGG
This window encodes:
- a CDS encoding Dihydroorotate dehydrogenase, electron transfer subunit, iron-sulfur cluster binding domain protein (PFAM: Dihydroorotate dehydrogenase, electron transfer subunit, iron-sulphur cluster binding domain; oxidoreductase FAD/NAD(P)-binding domain protein; Oxidoreductase FAD-binding domain protein~KEGG: det:DET1203 dihydroorotate dehydrogenase, electron transfer subunit), whose translation is MADPRSRRHSAEVLANDSVMPGVFRLRLKCPAVASSARPGQFVMVSCDNHLLRRPVSIAGADVAGGEISLLIASVGTGTAWLKERQSGDWLDVLGPQGNGFTIDEDSNKLLLVGGGMGIAPLNFLAEYAGRLRREVTLVLGARTAELLCPPGHLADTGECLLFTEDGSAGTAGRVTDCPDSHIATADQIFVCGPIPMYRALAQDARFTGRPVQVSLEVRMACGTGLCYGCTIKTTGGLRQVCSHGPVFRMDEVAWPELADL
- a CDS encoding HI0933 family protein (PFAM: HI0933 family protein~KEGG: det:DET0195 hypothetical protein), yielding MNKTPPDNRNSAGIVVIGGGAAGLMAAGRAAESGAEVTLLERMPQPGRKLLVTGKGRCNITNSAPLREFLAAFGQDGRFLYGAFHRFFRDELLEFLRRHGVETKTERGGRIFPVSDSAADVLDALVSYVKHNRVIIRTNSRVTAIERGKTGISGVTLESGEKIPARAVILATGGASYPGTGSAGDGFRLAKGLGHRVTRLYPSLVPLAVAEADFAKACQGVSLKNIRLTLLACDRNSIPNLTINHDYGRGTGHLKPPAPVIESRFGEMMLTHFGIGGPVTLLASQSAARALENGPVTAVIDLKPALSRRELDLRLQRELAANPKRRLTVIMKNLLPAKMVEPMIGLSGIAADKTAAGITAGERKIMAGLLKCLPLTVTSPLPLSAAMVTAGGVELSEIDPRTMASRLVPGLYLAGEVLNLDADTGGYNLQAAFSTGWVAGKAAVESLFSLEN
- a CDS encoding 6-phosphofructokinase (TIGRFAM: 6-phosphofructokinase~KEGG: geo:Geob_3759 6-phosphofructokinase~PFAM: phosphofructokinase); translation: MKKMAVLTSGGDAPGMNAAIRAVTRCGIAAGWRVIGINRGYRGLIAGDFRPLGIRDVSGIIQAGGTILGSSRAPEFKTEAGRKQAMDNLHHDGISALVVIGGNGSQAGAHLLSQAEFPVVGVASTIDNDLFGTDQSIGVDTALNIALEAIDRLKVTASSHQRAHIVEVMGRHQGYLALMAGIAGGAEYVVLPELETSPEVIAEEIRKSYQRGKSHCLIVVAEGAEWNAERLINHFNTNADLGYSLRATILGHVQRGGAPTAFDRLLATRIGARAVEELDAGNHGVLLGLACGEIKPTPLETVAENTKQLDLSFLSVARKLTG
- a CDS encoding Ornithine cyclodeaminase (KEGG: dev:DhcVS_140 ornithine cyclodeaminase~PFAM: ornithine cyclodeaminase/mu-crystallin), which translates into the protein MSTLLLTREHISQLITMPETLSAVENAFSAYAEGAAGMPPKAYLTLDKGDFRAMPASVPGAAGVKWINVHLGNSAIGLPSIMGLIVYSDPETGYPLAIMDGTEITAFRTGAAAAIASRYLARAGSRTLGLVGAGHQADTQIEAHLEYFSFDDIRVFDLDPSAVTKLAARFPELPIHPAGLEATCGADIVCTLTPATRPYVKYEWLKPGAHVNAIGADAPGKQELTTELLSRVTVIVDDVYQATHAGELNVAVSAGLFQASDIFATLGELTSGRKRLESPVGDGITIFDSTGLAIQDIACARYIYDKACLAGMGQACDLIGV
- a CDS encoding PAS/PAC sensor signal transduction histidine kinase (TIGRFAM: PAS sensor protein~PFAM: ATP-binding region ATPase domain protein; histidine kinase A domain protein; PAS fold-4 domain protein~KEGG: dev:DhcVS_93 sensor histidine kinase~SMART: ATP-binding region ATPase domain protein; histidine kinase A domain protein; PAS domain containing protein), translating into MLDNVPDAVILWRYQGPGLSFIITAVNRTACDRFGYSAEEMVGMPDKDLNAPDSYINIGNITGLLLEKGQAVYEMTHLSRDGRRIPAEVAGRFVEINGVRMAVSVIRDISERKQMELRSMRLNSFPLANPNPVLRATPEGEVVFANSSSTPLLKFWNVDIDGILPPPWPNILNEVFVAGHPDTIELDCNGQVFSMTMAPASQDRFINIYPLDITERKKMELEIRDNRDFLEQLNDSLPETVFNLDSDFVISYVNRQVDKMYGYQPQECLGRSMAFLFRNQKEYEHFKDSLKIESGNRQVVSFSDFWHRRRDGSEFPCEIIMTVAPRPDGSAAAVIIVRDTSERQRAQMEIENYQHHLEDMVLERTRELETEISSRLKAEQELRRLFEREKALSAELKKQIEERQLFTRGLVHELKTPLTPLITASEYLEQHLTDKTAREFARNIRTGAHNMEKRVNEMLDLAKGEIGTLNVQNSRFDLVELVSLTAEFMKPEADRRGLELVTTLPPDPVEIEADPDRLRQVMSNLLGNSIKFTKRGGRIEIATGSSEHSVFIRVTDNGAGIAEADLPYLFQAYHRGQTSEKSRMSGLGLGLTLSRMIVELHGGRIDLDSKKGQGTTFTITLPMNNKGDNPDENIDSRR